In Desulfomonile tiedjei DSM 6799, a genomic segment contains:
- a CDS encoding 2-oxoacid:acceptor oxidoreductase family protein: MLLKIVFSGFGGQGVLMMGYVLAVAGMNEDKHVTFLPAYGAEVRGGTANCTVVVSDSEIASPTAASPEYVVAMNYPSMIKYSNAVKSGGTMFLNSDLISEDPARSDLRIVKIPANSLARDMGNDRALNMVMLGAVNAVAGIVSQEALLGAIDTVLKGKKQTLIDMNQKALFEGAKFINTSSAA; the protein is encoded by the coding sequence ATGTTGCTTAAAATAGTGTTCTCAGGATTCGGAGGACAGGGAGTCCTCATGATGGGTTATGTCCTGGCAGTAGCGGGGATGAACGAAGACAAACACGTCACCTTTCTGCCCGCGTACGGCGCCGAAGTTCGCGGCGGCACAGCCAATTGCACGGTGGTGGTGTCCGATAGTGAAATAGCCTCGCCCACTGCTGCTTCTCCGGAATACGTGGTGGCCATGAATTATCCTTCTATGATCAAGTATTCAAATGCCGTGAAATCCGGTGGCACCATGTTCCTTAACAGCGATCTCATTTCCGAAGATCCTGCGCGAAGCGATCTCCGAATTGTCAAAATACCTGCGAACTCGCTGGCACGCGACATGGGAAACGACCGCGCATTGAACATGGTTATGCTGGGAGCTGTTAATGCCGTTGCCGGAATCGTCTCACAAGAAGCACTTCTGGGCGCGATTGACACGGTCTTGAAAGGCAAGAAACAAACGCTCATTGACATGAATCAGAAAGCGCTCTTCGAGGGGGCGAAGTTCATCAATACCAGTTCTGCTGCATAG
- a CDS encoding branched-chain amino acid ABC transporter permease, with translation MPESAVTVLFLLMNGLIWGLIIALIALGLTLIFGVMGIVNMAHGDLYMLGAVLAFYILPVFDSFWVALAAVPIIAAIVAAPMERFILRPYEGHPSVTMIATVGISFILQQVVLATYGGIPKKIAAPVDWSFNLLGVDYPGYRLIVAGIAILIIICLYLFLYRTNYGILIRASIQDRQMAAAMGINVSRVLISTFVIGSGLAAIAGVLAAPISQVFYLMGNDVVLLCFIVVIIGGMGSLGGTLIAALTICALEGVLASVLTPTQAKAAIFVVMVAVLMVRPRGLFAEREG, from the coding sequence ATGCCAGAATCGGCAGTCACGGTATTGTTTCTGCTCATGAACGGCCTCATCTGGGGTCTGATCATTGCTCTGATCGCCTTGGGCCTCACGCTCATATTCGGCGTCATGGGCATCGTGAACATGGCCCACGGCGACCTGTACATGCTCGGAGCGGTGCTGGCGTTTTATATTCTCCCCGTTTTCGACAGTTTTTGGGTCGCGCTGGCCGCGGTGCCAATAATTGCCGCGATCGTTGCGGCACCTATGGAACGTTTCATCCTGCGACCTTACGAAGGGCATCCGTCGGTGACGATGATTGCAACGGTGGGCATTTCTTTCATCCTTCAGCAGGTTGTTCTGGCAACGTACGGCGGCATACCCAAGAAGATTGCTGCGCCCGTGGATTGGTCCTTCAATCTGCTTGGCGTGGATTATCCCGGGTACAGGCTGATTGTTGCAGGTATCGCCATCTTGATCATCATCTGTCTTTATCTTTTCCTGTATCGCACAAATTACGGGATTCTCATCAGGGCTTCGATCCAGGACAGGCAGATGGCTGCGGCTATGGGAATTAACGTCAGCAGGGTGTTGATCTCGACATTTGTCATAGGCTCAGGGCTGGCAGCGATCGCTGGAGTGCTTGCAGCGCCCATATCCCAGGTTTTCTATCTTATGGGGAATGATGTGGTCCTGCTCTGCTTCATAGTTGTTATAATCGGCGGCATGGGGAGTCTGGGCGGCACTCTGATCGCTGCACTGACGATTTGTGCGCTCGAAGGGGTCCTGGCGTCGGTGCTCACGCCCACTCAGGCCAAGGCAGCGATTTTCGTGGTCATGGTTGCCGTGCTCATGGTGCGACCGCGCGGCCTTTTCGCTGAAAGAGAGGGCTGA
- a CDS encoding branched-chain amino acid ABC transporter permease, producing the protein MQREWVLRYFALGFLVLLGLLGAVLPPGARSLVIQIMIFSIFAMGYDVCLGYTAQCSLGHALFFGAGAYGCVLSLMHLKVGIVVSLGIGVVTGLVMGILLGLICVRLSEAYFVIVTAIIAAVFHLLAMDLVWLTGGDDGLSISLPPIKLGFAEISLYKPIANYYFILFFLALSYFVLARILHAPLGKIFVSIRENPKRAQFLGYNVTRYKLIAFVLSGMFAALAGALYSLTLRYASADYLGFYWCVLPVVWCLVGGLGTLVGPWIGVALMSLFQYYVSAWFTYYLLLFGVLILIILAVSRRGILGYVASKGER; encoded by the coding sequence GTGCAAAGGGAATGGGTATTACGATATTTCGCGCTGGGCTTCCTGGTCCTCCTCGGCCTGCTGGGTGCTGTACTGCCACCCGGAGCAAGGTCTCTGGTAATCCAGATCATGATTTTCAGCATATTCGCTATGGGATACGACGTATGTCTGGGGTATACGGCGCAATGCAGCCTCGGCCATGCCCTATTCTTCGGAGCCGGCGCGTACGGATGCGTTCTGTCGTTGATGCACTTGAAAGTCGGCATTGTAGTTTCCCTCGGGATCGGTGTGGTCACCGGTCTCGTGATGGGAATCTTGCTGGGTCTTATCTGCGTGAGACTGTCCGAGGCGTATTTTGTAATCGTCACCGCGATCATTGCGGCGGTCTTCCACCTGTTAGCCATGGATTTGGTCTGGCTTACGGGTGGGGATGACGGTCTGAGCATAAGTCTCCCGCCCATAAAACTGGGATTCGCCGAAATCTCGCTTTACAAACCGATTGCAAATTACTACTTCATTCTTTTTTTTCTGGCCTTGAGCTACTTCGTACTGGCACGGATTCTCCATGCTCCTCTCGGCAAGATCTTCGTGTCGATCCGCGAGAACCCCAAGCGGGCTCAATTCCTTGGCTATAACGTGACCCGTTACAAGCTCATAGCCTTTGTGTTGTCGGGTATGTTTGCCGCATTGGCGGGCGCTTTGTATTCCTTGACCCTGCGATACGCATCCGCCGACTATCTCGGGTTTTATTGGTGCGTACTGCCCGTGGTTTGGTGCCTGGTCGGAGGCCTGGGCACACTGGTCGGCCCGTGGATCGGCGTGGCCCTCATGTCCCTGTTCCAGTATTACGTTAGCGCGTGGTTCACCTATTACCTGCTGTTGTTTGGGGTTTTGATACTCATCATCTTGGCCGTGTCGCGCCGGGGTATCCTCGGATATGTGGCAAGCAAAGGGGAGCGCTAA
- a CDS encoding ABC transporter substrate-binding protein: MKKSAYIVCALMILSCLLFLPQIVAAQAGKPIKIGVIADKTGGLAAYGYSHEKVLRTAAKLTNEKGGINGRPVELFVEDTETKPSVGALKFRKLVETDGVDFVIDSNMSGVAVACAPIAKELKTPYFPSASATEISGDKGNRYVFQMCTNIREEVKGTAKWAVENLGKKWVVVVVNYAWGWSNQEDFTKYITENGGQVLEAIRVPLGTSDWLPYLKGKIPKEADAVYLAAFGSDFLSALRDIHAVRPDIKKLGAVYALASHDPAKLGPAAEGTYCITSYPTYLSGLDTPFNKQYRELIGVDPEGIEKGTGTRFVLAYNWAVWEAFFALKNAIEKVKWQDKKDTPKVIEALEGMELKESLEFPQGSATIRAQDHLIQTGLYIEQVDKGVIKVVARIPAADAVYPPIADFLKEPF; the protein is encoded by the coding sequence ATGAAAAAATCCGCATACATTGTCTGTGCATTGATGATCCTATCGTGTCTGCTTTTTCTGCCCCAAATCGTCGCAGCTCAGGCTGGGAAACCAATAAAGATCGGGGTCATCGCCGACAAAACCGGTGGACTCGCCGCTTACGGATACTCCCACGAGAAAGTGCTCAGGACCGCAGCAAAACTCACCAATGAAAAGGGCGGCATCAACGGCCGGCCGGTGGAACTCTTCGTCGAAGATACAGAGACCAAACCATCAGTTGGGGCCTTGAAATTCAGGAAACTCGTCGAGACAGACGGCGTGGATTTCGTGATCGACTCCAACATGTCCGGCGTGGCCGTGGCATGCGCTCCTATCGCCAAAGAGCTGAAGACGCCATATTTCCCGTCCGCTTCTGCAACGGAGATATCAGGTGACAAGGGCAACCGGTACGTTTTTCAGATGTGCACTAATATCCGCGAAGAGGTTAAAGGCACTGCGAAATGGGCAGTCGAAAACCTCGGCAAGAAATGGGTTGTCGTAGTTGTCAACTATGCATGGGGATGGTCGAATCAGGAGGACTTCACAAAGTATATCACGGAAAACGGAGGCCAGGTGCTCGAGGCGATCAGGGTGCCGCTGGGCACTAGCGACTGGCTGCCGTATCTGAAAGGCAAGATCCCCAAGGAAGCGGATGCAGTCTACCTGGCCGCCTTCGGTTCTGATTTTCTGTCGGCGCTCCGCGACATTCACGCTGTGCGCCCGGACATCAAGAAACTCGGTGCGGTCTATGCGCTCGCCTCGCACGATCCGGCTAAACTGGGACCCGCCGCCGAAGGAACTTACTGCATCACCTCATATCCCACTTATCTGTCCGGATTGGACACGCCCTTCAACAAACAGTACAGGGAGTTGATTGGAGTGGACCCCGAAGGCATCGAGAAAGGCACAGGGACTCGCTTCGTACTGGCTTACAACTGGGCGGTCTGGGAAGCCTTCTTTGCACTGAAAAACGCTATAGAGAAAGTTAAATGGCAAGACAAGAAGGATACCCCTAAGGTAATCGAGGCACTCGAAGGAATGGAATTGAAGGAAAGCCTTGAATTTCCCCAGGGCAGCGCCACGATCAGGGCTCAGGATCACCTGATTCAGACGGGACTATACATCGAGCAGGTGGACAAAGGCGTAATCAAGGTGGTGGCGAGAATTCCCGCTGCCGACGCTGTCTATCCGCCAATCGCCGATTTCCTGAAAGAACCGTTTTAG
- the vorB gene encoding 3-methyl-2-oxobutanoate dehydrogenase subunit VorB, which translates to MAGKVLMRGTHVLGEAAIRAGCRAYFGYPITPQNELPEYMAAQFAKMKDGIFVQAESELASINMVMGASIAGARVMTSSSSPGISLKQEGISYLAAMELPAVIVNMMRGGPGLGNIAPSQGDYFQATRGGGHGDYRLIVLAPAYGQEIANMTRDAFDLADRFRTPVMILGDGMMGQMMEPVIFPEPIDLASLPKKDWILDGCKERSSRIIRSLWLDPNLEEELNWRLARKYEIISEEIPDAEMYQHEDAEIIIVAYGTAARIAKGAVQRVREAGKKIGLFRPKTLWPYPNEPLAQLSRKVKHIVVFELSTGQMVEDVRLAVEGRCDVSFYGRPGGVVPTGEEIARVLSATYHRVNSGRQNGSEAGSSYRVLGIA; encoded by the coding sequence ATGGCTGGCAAGGTCCTTATGCGCGGCACTCACGTGCTGGGCGAAGCAGCTATTCGTGCAGGCTGCCGCGCCTATTTCGGATATCCGATTACGCCTCAGAACGAGCTTCCCGAGTACATGGCAGCACAGTTCGCAAAGATGAAAGACGGAATATTCGTTCAGGCCGAAAGTGAACTCGCATCCATCAACATGGTCATGGGAGCAAGTATTGCGGGAGCGCGGGTGATGACATCATCGTCCAGCCCGGGAATCAGCCTGAAACAGGAAGGCATCTCCTATCTGGCAGCCATGGAATTACCTGCAGTCATCGTAAATATGATGCGAGGCGGCCCCGGTCTCGGCAATATCGCCCCGTCTCAGGGTGATTATTTCCAGGCGACCAGAGGTGGAGGACACGGCGATTACCGCCTTATCGTACTGGCTCCTGCTTACGGCCAGGAAATAGCCAATATGACCAGAGATGCCTTCGATCTGGCTGACCGATTCAGAACTCCTGTTATGATCCTGGGCGACGGCATGATGGGGCAAATGATGGAGCCGGTAATCTTCCCGGAACCCATCGATCTCGCATCTCTTCCGAAGAAGGATTGGATTCTCGACGGGTGCAAAGAACGTTCCAGCCGTATCATACGTTCGCTCTGGTTGGACCCCAATCTGGAAGAAGAGCTTAATTGGCGGCTTGCACGCAAGTACGAGATCATTTCCGAAGAAATTCCCGATGCGGAAATGTACCAGCACGAAGATGCGGAGATAATTATCGTCGCTTACGGAACGGCTGCGCGTATCGCAAAAGGCGCTGTGCAACGTGTCCGAGAGGCCGGTAAGAAGATTGGATTATTTCGACCGAAAACGCTGTGGCCGTATCCCAACGAGCCGCTCGCTCAACTGAGCCGCAAGGTCAAGCACATCGTAGTATTTGAATTGAGCACCGGTCAGATGGTTGAAGACGTACGTTTGGCAGTTGAAGGACGTTGCGACGTATCATTCTACGGCCGGCCCGGAGGGGTTGTCCCCACCGGTGAGGAAATAGCTCGGGTTCTGTCTGCAACGTACCACAGGGTAAATTCCGGACGCCAGAACGGTTCTGAAGCGGGTTCCAGTTATCGAGTCCTGGGAATCGCTTGA
- a CDS encoding 4-hydroxyphenylacetate 3-hydroxylase N-terminal domain-containing protein has product MALKTPEQFEESLKQFKPVVFMNGKRVEDVLSNPNTRTVVEANKASYQWALDPRYSQTMTCFSPLIQGTVNRYTHISGSNEDLLSKAKAGTFTAEMLGTCIYRCVGYDAFHALAATTWEMDKTIGTEYYPRFVNYLKMVQENDLSAAGALTEPRGSRKKRTLDWPDPFLSLKVVEKNSDGIVVRGAKVNISGAFASHELVVLPQSSHGEGEEDYAVAFAVPVDTKGITYICQYSPYSAERDQAEDIYELGNPVFGQRETSMVVFDNVFVPWERVFHCGEVKYSGKLVARFARTHRMTCGGTCKVGFMNQIIGACKLIQEYKGLDNISHINDQITEMVVLRETGRACGMAAAQLGSEDPPGSGVFLPDEVMGNVAKLNICNAFWRTMALAGDIGGGLIVTMPSLKELKNPETKAYVEEFFSFGSDEPTENILKVHKLLQHWTAGQHGVGTWHGAGPVMAQKIMLQRIVKFDHEKELVKKTLNLKEK; this is encoded by the coding sequence ATGGCTTTGAAGACTCCCGAGCAGTTCGAAGAGAGCTTGAAGCAATTCAAGCCTGTCGTATTCATGAACGGCAAACGTGTGGAGGATGTGCTTTCGAATCCTAATACTCGAACCGTGGTTGAGGCCAATAAAGCGAGTTACCAGTGGGCACTCGATCCGCGATACAGTCAAACCATGACGTGTTTCTCACCTCTTATCCAGGGCACGGTGAACAGGTACACGCATATCAGCGGGAGCAACGAGGATCTTCTTTCCAAAGCCAAGGCTGGAACCTTCACCGCAGAAATGCTGGGCACATGTATTTACCGGTGCGTGGGGTACGACGCATTCCATGCCCTTGCCGCCACAACCTGGGAAATGGACAAGACTATCGGCACCGAGTACTACCCGCGATTTGTCAATTACTTGAAAATGGTGCAAGAGAACGATCTTTCTGCCGCTGGAGCGCTGACAGAACCCCGCGGGAGCAGGAAGAAGAGGACTCTGGATTGGCCGGATCCTTTCCTCTCGTTAAAGGTAGTGGAGAAGAACAGCGACGGCATTGTTGTCAGAGGCGCGAAAGTGAACATTTCAGGGGCTTTCGCCAGTCATGAGCTTGTGGTTTTGCCTCAATCATCCCACGGAGAAGGTGAGGAGGACTATGCTGTAGCCTTTGCCGTTCCCGTTGATACGAAGGGTATAACTTACATCTGCCAATATTCGCCCTATTCCGCGGAACGCGACCAGGCTGAAGATATTTACGAACTGGGAAATCCCGTATTCGGCCAACGGGAAACCTCAATGGTCGTTTTCGACAATGTTTTCGTGCCCTGGGAACGGGTATTCCATTGCGGAGAAGTGAAATATTCCGGCAAACTTGTCGCACGGTTTGCACGAACTCACCGTATGACGTGCGGCGGCACGTGCAAAGTGGGGTTCATGAATCAAATCATAGGAGCCTGCAAGCTTATTCAAGAGTATAAGGGCCTGGACAATATCTCCCACATAAACGATCAAATCACGGAAATGGTGGTGCTCCGAGAGACCGGTCGAGCATGCGGCATGGCCGCGGCTCAGTTGGGGTCAGAAGATCCTCCGGGTTCCGGCGTCTTTCTTCCTGACGAAGTCATGGGCAATGTGGCCAAACTGAATATCTGTAACGCTTTTTGGCGCACTATGGCTCTGGCGGGCGATATAGGCGGAGGATTGATCGTCACCATGCCGTCACTAAAAGAATTGAAAAATCCCGAAACCAAAGCGTACGTCGAGGAGTTCTTCAGTTTCGGATCGGACGAACCGACGGAAAACATTCTCAAGGTGCATAAGCTGCTCCAGCACTGGACTGCCGGACAACACGGAGTGGGGACCTGGCACGGAGCCGGGCCGGTGATGGCACAGAAGATTATGCTCCAGAGGATCGTGAAATTCGATCATGAAAAAGAACTCGTGAAGAAAACGCTAAATCTGAAGGAGAAATAA
- a CDS encoding ACT domain-containing protein, with product MKTVKEIAVRLENKPGVLSQVSELLGANGINILALTVQAEGSEGILSFVATNPARVTNVLESAGLKPEIREILAAEAPHHPGGLNALLKPLKLAGVNVRYLYSCISFHGAGDRTIILLGVDNIQAAHDALSKEWIKLYGEELYNF from the coding sequence ATGAAGACGGTGAAAGAAATTGCCGTTCGGCTCGAAAACAAACCCGGCGTTTTATCCCAGGTCAGCGAACTTCTTGGAGCCAACGGAATCAATATCTTGGCTTTGACTGTACAAGCCGAAGGATCTGAGGGAATACTGAGTTTTGTTGCCACAAACCCTGCTCGAGTCACCAACGTCCTTGAAAGCGCCGGTCTCAAACCCGAAATCAGGGAAATATTGGCTGCAGAAGCTCCGCATCATCCGGGCGGACTAAATGCTTTGCTAAAACCTTTGAAGCTTGCGGGAGTGAATGTGCGATACCTGTATTCCTGCATCAGTTTCCACGGCGCGGGCGATCGCACGATAATCCTCCTGGGCGTAGACAATATCCAGGCGGCTCATGATGCTCTCTCCAAAGAATGGATCAAACTTTACGGCGAAGAGCTGTACAATTTCTAA
- a CDS encoding transposase produces the protein MARLARLVGPGVPHHITQRGNRRQRTFFCDEDYLVYLEIMADWCSRFDVEVWTYCLMPNHVHLIAVPSSEDGLRRAIGEAHRRYSRRINFREGWRGHLWQGRFASYPMDERYLLAAARYVELNPVRAGLVQSPGIYPWSSAAAHLTGRDDILVKVAPLIELVEDWVKFLAEACSDTEAEALRRHERTGRPLGNDDFLSRLELALDRSVRPRKPGPKGFKKKGSGN, from the coding sequence ATGGCCAGACTAGCTCGATTGGTAGGTCCTGGTGTTCCTCACCATATAACGCAACGTGGTAATCGCCGACAAAGGACTTTCTTCTGTGATGAGGACTATCTGGTTTATCTGGAAATTATGGCTGACTGGTGTTCCCGTTTCGACGTGGAAGTATGGACCTATTGTCTGATGCCGAACCACGTTCACTTGATTGCAGTACCGAGTTCAGAAGATGGATTGCGCCGCGCTATTGGCGAAGCTCATCGAAGATATTCCCGGCGAATCAACTTTCGTGAGGGGTGGCGAGGGCATTTGTGGCAGGGTCGGTTTGCCTCATATCCCATGGATGAAAGGTATCTCCTTGCTGCAGCCAGATATGTCGAACTGAATCCTGTGCGGGCTGGTCTCGTGCAGTCACCCGGAATCTATCCCTGGAGCAGTGCGGCTGCTCATCTGACGGGCCGGGACGACATATTGGTGAAGGTAGCACCTCTGATCGAGCTTGTGGAAGACTGGGTAAAATTTCTTGCCGAAGCATGTTCGGATACCGAGGCAGAGGCGCTTCGTCGTCACGAGCGCACCGGTAGGCCTCTGGGCAATGATGACTTTCTCTCGAGACTCGAGCTTGCCCTGGATAGATCCGTCCGACCACGAAAACCTGGCCCGAAAGGGTTCAAGAAGAAAGGCTCCGGGAATTAA
- a CDS encoding ComF family protein, translated as MLKDGITDFIQTLSDLVFPPACHFCDSPEVESGFEICADCAESITRIEPPICAQCGLPLAHNTTHEMLFCGTCLTDPPAYGTARFGTAYEGDLRQALKNFKYNGQLRLSSALGQLLSEAFFRYYDPAQFDVIVPVPIHRKKLLERGFNQAVILARKLSKNTGIPLDRNSFKKIRDTPAQARLSKKERQRNLKGSFQVSRLNAIKDKRILLVDDVATTGSTITEASRTLHKAGAAQVSVLVLALTLPGKSEPEGSTNAHSKR; from the coding sequence ATGCTGAAAGACGGGATTACGGATTTCATCCAAACGCTTTCGGATCTAGTCTTTCCTCCTGCCTGCCATTTCTGCGATTCTCCGGAGGTTGAGTCGGGCTTTGAGATCTGCGCGGATTGTGCGGAATCCATCACCCGCATAGAGCCGCCGATTTGTGCCCAATGCGGCCTGCCGCTGGCTCACAATACCACACATGAGATGCTGTTTTGCGGAACATGTCTAACAGATCCGCCTGCGTACGGAACGGCCCGTTTTGGCACAGCTTATGAAGGCGATTTGAGGCAAGCTCTCAAGAATTTCAAGTACAACGGTCAATTACGTCTTTCATCGGCTCTTGGACAACTCTTGTCGGAAGCCTTCTTCCGATATTACGATCCCGCTCAATTCGACGTCATAGTGCCGGTTCCGATTCACCGCAAGAAATTACTGGAACGGGGATTCAATCAGGCGGTAATACTCGCTCGAAAACTTTCGAAGAATACCGGGATTCCGCTCGATAGAAATAGTTTCAAGAAGATCCGCGATACACCTGCGCAAGCCCGGCTCTCCAAGAAGGAAAGGCAGCGTAACCTGAAGGGTTCTTTTCAAGTTTCTCGCCTGAATGCTATAAAGGATAAACGTATTTTGCTCGTGGACGATGTCGCAACCACCGGTTCAACCATCACAGAGGCTTCACGGACACTACACAAGGCGGGAGCCGCACAGGTAAGCGTTCTCGTCCTCGCTCTTACGCTTCCCGGCAAAAGCGAGCCGGAGGGGAGTACCAATGCGCATTCAAAGAGATAA
- a CDS encoding thiamine pyrophosphate-dependent enzyme, which translates to MKKVFSRPQSLKETPFHYCPGCGHSIVHRLVAEVIDELGIRDKTIGVPPAGCAVLAYNYFDVDMAEAPHGRAAAVATGIKRVLPDRIVFTYQGDGDIAAIGTAETIHAANRGERITAVFINNAVYGMTGGQMAPTTIPGQVTTTSPGGRIPLRDGNPLDLSEMLGLAAGSVYIERTAVTSPKGVMRTKKALKKAFTVQLEDKGYSMVEILSPCPTNWKLSPAEAIRWVDEVMTKIFPVKVIKDVA; encoded by the coding sequence GTGAAAAAAGTATTTTCCAGGCCCCAGTCTCTCAAAGAGACCCCTTTTCACTACTGTCCGGGTTGCGGTCACAGTATCGTTCACCGGCTCGTTGCGGAAGTGATCGACGAATTGGGAATACGAGACAAGACCATCGGAGTTCCTCCCGCGGGATGCGCCGTCTTGGCGTACAACTACTTTGATGTTGATATGGCCGAGGCTCCGCATGGCCGTGCAGCGGCTGTTGCAACAGGCATCAAGAGGGTCTTGCCGGATCGCATCGTTTTCACATACCAGGGCGACGGCGATATAGCCGCTATTGGTACTGCGGAGACAATACATGCTGCAAACAGAGGGGAACGGATCACTGCAGTGTTCATCAATAATGCAGTGTACGGAATGACCGGCGGACAAATGGCGCCAACCACCATTCCGGGTCAGGTCACCACCACGTCTCCCGGCGGCAGAATACCTCTTCGCGACGGCAATCCCCTGGACCTTAGCGAAATGCTCGGACTCGCTGCCGGAAGCGTTTATATCGAACGCACTGCCGTGACGTCTCCCAAGGGCGTTATGCGAACGAAAAAAGCTCTGAAAAAGGCATTTACAGTTCAGTTGGAAGACAAAGGTTATTCCATGGTTGAAATTCTGTCGCCCTGTCCCACAAACTGGAAGCTTTCTCCAGCCGAGGCTATACGGTGGGTGGACGAAGTCATGACCAAAATATTCCCGGTCAAGGTGATCAAGGATGTTGCTTAA
- a CDS encoding 4Fe-4S dicluster domain-containing protein: protein MKGRIVIDKERCKGCGLCIIFCPKKQISISDELNKKGYYPAAFAEESAEDPEMVECTGCALCGTMCPDVAIEVYRQDKSESKDKAEED, encoded by the coding sequence GTGAAAGGCCGCATCGTAATCGACAAAGAGCGGTGCAAAGGCTGCGGCTTGTGCATCATTTTCTGTCCCAAGAAGCAGATTTCCATTTCCGATGAGCTGAACAAGAAAGGCTATTATCCTGCGGCCTTCGCAGAAGAATCCGCGGAAGACCCTGAAATGGTCGAGTGCACTGGATGTGCGCTCTGTGGTACCATGTGTCCGGATGTGGCAATCGAAGTCTACCGTCAAGACAAAAGCGAATCCAAAGACAAAGCAGAGGAAGACTGA
- a CDS encoding SAM hydrolase/SAM-dependent halogenase family protein yields MISIVTLTTDFGTRDGFTAQMKGVILGIFPEARIVDVTHDIEPFSILEGALVLNGIRKYFPPTAVHVGVIDPGVGSQRRGLAVRTRTGYYVGPDNGLFTFILNESADVEVREIRNPEFMLPEPYATFHGRDIFAPAAAHLSAGKMFESIGPVVEKPVTLTVPKPVRSASAIEGEAIYTDRFGNVTTNIPADLLDRTVREIRIAGTRIPRLSRYFAEVPFHEPVALINSFGLLEVAVNRGNASAELHIETGDKIRILW; encoded by the coding sequence GTGATTTCCATCGTGACTCTCACTACGGATTTCGGCACAAGAGACGGTTTCACGGCCCAGATGAAAGGGGTTATTCTCGGGATCTTCCCCGAAGCACGGATCGTGGACGTAACCCATGACATAGAACCTTTCTCCATACTGGAGGGTGCGCTTGTCCTCAACGGAATCCGCAAGTACTTCCCGCCGACTGCCGTGCATGTCGGAGTAATCGATCCTGGAGTCGGCAGTCAAAGGCGAGGTTTAGCTGTCAGAACAAGAACAGGCTATTACGTGGGTCCTGATAACGGCCTGTTCACCTTCATTTTGAACGAGTCAGCAGACGTGGAAGTCCGAGAGATTCGCAATCCCGAATTCATGCTTCCGGAGCCGTATGCGACTTTTCACGGACGTGACATTTTTGCTCCCGCTGCTGCTCATCTGAGTGCAGGGAAAATGTTCGAGAGCATCGGTCCGGTCGTGGAGAAACCGGTAACGTTGACGGTTCCGAAGCCCGTCAGGAGTGCGAGCGCAATTGAAGGAGAAGCCATTTACACAGATCGCTTCGGCAATGTTACAACCAACATTCCGGCTGATTTGCTGGACCGCACGGTTCGAGAGATCCGTATTGCCGGGACACGTATTCCACGGCTCAGCAGATATTTCGCAGAAGTCCCCTTTCACGAACCGGTCGCACTGATCAACAGTTTCGGATTGCTCGAAGTGGCCGTCAACCGAGGAAATGCTTCAGCAGAGCTCCATATAGAGACAGGTGACAAAATCCGGATCCTCTGGTAA